In Rhizobium jaguaris, a single window of DNA contains:
- a CDS encoding ABC transporter permease → MDFIQETVSSFVSLIPVTLAQSFILSFVVLGIMIPFRMLSFPDLTSEGAFPLGGCVCGILLAAGVAPPLAIAAAFVVGLAAGCCTAFIHLRFRIHTLLAGILMSTMLYSVNLGIMGKSNLSVFGSPTVFDWVPLTQPGFPASKIVVAGVIALIVLLVLNRYFKTEKGTAMRAVGANPEMAEAQGINVWAATIGGVGLASAFSASSGALMVQSQGFADVNMGIGILINGLAALMIGEAFTGKQTVLRQLLAPFVGSIIYYQLVSLCLAAGMPPPNLKLATGLFVLLMLALPSIKRSRGGAPARETIRE, encoded by the coding sequence ATGGATTTCATTCAAGAAACCGTTTCAAGTTTCGTCTCACTGATCCCGGTCACGCTGGCGCAGAGCTTCATCCTGAGCTTCGTCGTGCTGGGCATCATGATCCCTTTCCGCATGCTGAGCTTCCCGGACCTGACCAGCGAGGGCGCCTTTCCACTCGGCGGCTGCGTCTGCGGTATTCTGCTGGCGGCGGGCGTTGCGCCGCCACTCGCGATCGCCGCAGCTTTTGTCGTCGGTCTTGCCGCCGGCTGCTGCACGGCCTTCATTCACCTGCGCTTCCGCATCCATACGCTGCTCGCCGGTATTCTGATGTCGACCATGCTTTACAGCGTCAATCTTGGCATCATGGGCAAATCGAACCTCTCGGTCTTCGGCTCACCGACGGTGTTTGATTGGGTGCCGCTGACGCAGCCGGGCTTCCCGGCAAGCAAGATCGTCGTCGCCGGTGTGATTGCCCTGATCGTGCTCCTCGTCCTCAACCGCTATTTCAAGACGGAAAAGGGTACGGCCATGCGCGCCGTCGGCGCCAATCCAGAAATGGCCGAAGCGCAGGGCATCAATGTCTGGGCCGCGACGATCGGCGGTGTTGGCCTTGCCAGCGCCTTCTCTGCCTCCAGCGGCGCGCTGATGGTGCAATCGCAGGGCTTCGCCGACGTCAATATGGGCATCGGCATCCTGATCAACGGCCTGGCCGCACTGATGATCGGCGAGGCGTTCACCGGCAAGCAGACTGTGCTCAGGCAGCTGCTCGCGCCGTTCGTCGGCTCGATCATCTATTATCAGCTCGTCTCGCTCTGCCTCGCTGCCGGCATGCCGCCGCCGAACCTGAAGCTCGCTACCGGCCTGTTCGTCCTGCTGATGCTGGCGCTGCCAAGCATCAAGCGCAGCCGTGGCGGCGCGCCCGCCCGGGAAACCATCCGCGAATAA
- the kynU gene encoding kynureninase, whose protein sequence is MSSLPDLAAVEAMDAADPLRSFRSRFALPEGVIYLDGNSLGAASHDVFSELQQAATEEWGNGLIRSWNSAGWFHLPLALGDRIGRLIGAAPGQTVVTDSTSINIYKALHAALAMRPGRSVIVAEGDSFPTDLYMAEGVASTRPGVTLRLEGRDADNIEDLIDDQVAVVLVNHVNYKSAELRDMTALTRQIHEAGALVIWDLCHSAGALPVDLDGANADFAVGCTYKYLNGGPGSPAFVYAAHRHHDAITQPLSGWWGHARPFAFEQSFAGGEGIKRFLCGTQPILSLRALKGVLGVWDEVDMSALRKKSIALTDLFIQLVEEKCGQYGVVLETTRDSEKRGSQVSFTHNNSYEVMQALIERGVIGDFRAPATLRFGFTPLYVGYRDVWQAAEVLEDILSSGSWKEARFAVRSTVT, encoded by the coding sequence ATGAGCAGCCTTCCCGATCTCGCCGCTGTCGAGGCCATGGATGCGGCCGATCCGCTGCGTTCCTTCCGCAGCCGCTTCGCCTTGCCCGAGGGCGTCATCTATCTCGACGGCAATTCGCTCGGCGCAGCCTCGCACGACGTTTTTTCCGAATTGCAACAGGCGGCGACGGAGGAGTGGGGCAACGGCCTGATCCGTAGCTGGAACAGTGCCGGCTGGTTCCACCTGCCGCTCGCGCTCGGCGACCGCATCGGCCGGCTGATCGGCGCGGCACCGGGCCAGACGGTGGTCACCGACTCGACCTCGATCAACATCTACAAGGCCCTTCACGCCGCTCTTGCCATGCGGCCGGGCCGCAGCGTTATTGTCGCCGAAGGCGACAGCTTCCCGACCGATCTCTACATGGCCGAAGGCGTTGCCTCGACGCGACCGGGCGTTACCCTTCGCCTCGAAGGCAGGGATGCGGACAATATCGAGGATTTGATCGACGACCAAGTCGCCGTGGTGCTGGTGAACCACGTGAACTACAAAAGCGCCGAGCTGCGCGACATGACGGCGCTGACGCGCCAGATCCACGAGGCCGGCGCGCTGGTGATCTGGGATCTCTGCCACAGCGCCGGTGCATTGCCTGTCGATCTTGATGGCGCCAATGCCGATTTCGCCGTTGGCTGCACCTATAAATACTTGAACGGCGGCCCCGGCTCGCCGGCCTTCGTCTACGCCGCGCACCGCCACCACGACGCGATCACCCAACCGCTTAGCGGCTGGTGGGGTCATGCCCGGCCCTTCGCTTTCGAGCAGAGTTTTGCCGGCGGCGAGGGTATCAAGCGCTTCCTCTGCGGCACGCAGCCGATCCTGTCGCTCAGAGCACTGAAGGGCGTGCTCGGCGTCTGGGATGAGGTCGACATGAGCGCGTTGCGCAAGAAAAGCATTGCGCTTACCGATCTCTTCATCCAGTTGGTCGAGGAAAAATGCGGCCAATATGGCGTCGTCTTGGAAACCACGCGCGATAGCGAAAAGCGCGGCAGCCAGGTCTCCTTCACGCACAACAACAGTTATGAAGTGATGCAGGCCTTGATCGAGCGCGGCGTGATCGGCGATTTCCGCGCGCCCGCCACCCTGCGTTTCGGCTTCACGCCGCTTTATGTCGGCTACCGCGATGTCTGGCAGGCAGCCGAGGTGCTGGAGGATATTCTCAGCAGCGGATCATGGAAGGAAGCACGCTTTGCCGTACGGTCGACTGTGACGTGA
- a CDS encoding alpha/beta hydrolase, translating into MSYFRITDWESAYTSDAYVVGGDRWPAAWVEPARAFRDSLAKTERAELDLAYGLGARNRFDLFLPVEKPRGLVVFIHGGYWLELDKSYWSHLAAGPVANGYAVAIPSYTLCPDIRLAGIAKEIAAAIGKVADMVDGSVMLVGHSAGGQLATRMVTKTSPLAAPVQARIRHVVSISGVHDLRPIMKRAMNDHLRIDAAEAAAESPALLEPVENIRLTCWVGGAERAEFIRQTALLANIWTGLGAATNAVVDPDQNHFTVLDGLTDATHPLTRTLLSE; encoded by the coding sequence ATGAGCTATTTCAGGATTACCGACTGGGAAAGCGCCTATACCAGTGATGCCTATGTGGTCGGCGGTGACCGCTGGCCGGCAGCCTGGGTAGAGCCGGCACGGGCCTTTCGTGATAGCCTGGCCAAGACCGAGCGCGCCGAGCTCGATCTCGCCTACGGGCTCGGGGCGCGCAATCGTTTCGACCTTTTCCTGCCCGTCGAGAAACCGAGGGGACTGGTGGTCTTCATTCATGGCGGTTACTGGTTGGAGCTCGACAAGAGTTATTGGTCGCATCTTGCCGCCGGCCCCGTCGCCAACGGCTACGCTGTTGCCATCCCCTCCTATACGCTTTGCCCTGACATCCGCCTTGCTGGCATCGCCAAGGAAATTGCGGCTGCGATCGGCAAGGTCGCCGATATGGTCGATGGCTCTGTGATGCTGGTCGGACATTCGGCCGGCGGCCAGCTCGCGACCCGCATGGTCACGAAGACGTCGCCACTTGCCGCACCAGTCCAGGCCCGCATCCGGCATGTCGTTTCCATCTCCGGCGTTCACGACCTGCGCCCGATCATGAAGCGGGCCATGAACGACCACCTGCGCATCGATGCCGCCGAAGCCGCGGCTGAAAGCCCGGCGCTGTTGGAACCCGTTGAAAATATCCGCCTCACCTGCTGGGTCGGCGGCGCCGAACGGGCGGAATTCATCCGCCAGACTGCCCTGCTCGCCAATATCTGGACCGGCCTTGGCGCGGCAACCAACGCCGTCGTTGATCCGGACCAAAATCATTTCACGGTATTGGACGGCCTCACCGATGCCACCCATCCGCTGACACGGACCCTGCTTTCCGAATAG
- a CDS encoding amidase has translation MSASKDSDETKRDIGFLSVGELGSRYRDGSLSPVDVVTAALERVERLEPSLNAVAHVMREAALEQATRAAADLWSGRHVGPLHGIPVAIKDLIDVRGVPSGFGSRVRPPVVAADDAEFVKRLRQAGAIILCKTNLLEYAYGIAHPDVGQTNNPHDTGRTSGGSSGGSAAVVAAGIVPLAVGTDTGGSIRIPASYCGIVGLKPTFGLISVDGVFPLSQTLDHAGPLARTVTDAAILLEYLSGKPFPLSQSSLEGVGIGVLSYHADSRELTAAVAENLMQTIKTLEAHGAIVKTIDIPLLALANSELRKIIKPEASLIHKELYAENPAGYAPRTRSQVEAGFHVSAVDYLQAQDFRLQLRNAVEAQFADVDVLLSPSVPFPAPTEDPEFTEEGEEGEMLSSGFANMTGHPSMSLPCGMDGHLPLGLQLTSAFGDDGKLLQIALGVEAALAAYRRPAI, from the coding sequence GTGAGTGCATCGAAGGATAGCGACGAAACGAAACGCGACATCGGATTTTTGAGCGTGGGCGAGCTTGGCAGCCGTTACCGCGACGGTTCGCTGTCGCCTGTCGATGTCGTGACGGCAGCGTTGGAGCGCGTCGAAAGGCTCGAACCAAGTTTGAATGCGGTTGCTCATGTCATGCGTGAAGCGGCCTTGGAACAGGCGACGCGTGCTGCAGCCGACCTCTGGTCCGGACGTCACGTCGGGCCGCTGCACGGTATTCCCGTTGCCATCAAGGATTTGATTGACGTCCGGGGCGTACCGAGCGGTTTTGGCAGCCGCGTCCGTCCGCCCGTGGTGGCCGCTGACGATGCGGAGTTCGTAAAACGGCTGCGTCAGGCGGGCGCCATTATCCTCTGCAAGACCAATCTGCTCGAATATGCCTACGGCATCGCCCATCCGGATGTCGGCCAGACCAACAATCCGCACGATACAGGCCGGACGTCGGGTGGCTCCAGCGGCGGTTCTGCAGCCGTCGTCGCGGCCGGCATCGTTCCCTTGGCCGTCGGTACGGACACCGGAGGATCGATCCGTATCCCCGCCTCCTATTGCGGGATCGTTGGTTTGAAGCCGACCTTCGGGCTGATATCGGTCGACGGTGTTTTCCCCCTGTCGCAAACGCTCGATCATGCCGGGCCGCTTGCCCGCACCGTCACGGATGCGGCGATCCTCCTGGAATATCTCTCCGGAAAGCCGTTCCCTCTGTCGCAGTCATCGCTGGAAGGCGTCGGGATTGGCGTTCTTTCCTATCATGCCGACAGCCGGGAACTGACCGCGGCAGTGGCGGAAAACCTCATGCAGACGATCAAGACGCTGGAGGCACATGGCGCCATCGTCAAAACGATCGATATCCCGTTATTGGCCTTGGCGAACTCGGAACTGCGAAAAATCATCAAGCCGGAGGCGTCGCTCATCCATAAAGAACTCTATGCTGAAAATCCTGCAGGCTATGCGCCGAGAACCCGGTCGCAAGTCGAGGCCGGTTTCCATGTTAGCGCGGTAGATTACCTGCAAGCTCAGGATTTTCGCTTGCAGCTTCGCAACGCGGTCGAGGCTCAATTCGCCGATGTCGATGTGCTGCTAAGCCCCAGCGTTCCCTTTCCCGCCCCAACCGAAGATCCGGAATTCACCGAGGAGGGCGAGGAAGGCGAAATGCTGTCGAGCGGCTTTGCCAACATGACCGGGCACCCCTCGATGAGCCTTCCCTGCGGCATGGATGGACATCTGCCGCTCGGTCTGCAGCTTACCAGCGCATTCGGTGATGACGGCAAGCTGCTGCAAATCGCCCTCGGCGTCGAAGCGGCACTCGCCGCCTATAGGAGACCGGCCATCTAA
- a CDS encoding VOC family protein, with protein MTDAEQPQSQQPKVPVLGGLVPYLTVDGAVKAAEFYKRAFGAEQVFMYPADEQGRTMHIHLYVNGSSLMLCDAYPEYGHALEKPQAFTLQLLVDDIDAWWKRAVDAGAEVVMPLEVMFWGDRWGQLRDPFGIVWAMNAPVKK; from the coding sequence ATGACCGATGCAGAACAACCGCAATCACAGCAGCCCAAAGTGCCGGTTCTTGGCGGCCTGGTGCCTTATTTGACAGTAGACGGCGCCGTGAAGGCTGCCGAATTCTATAAGCGCGCCTTCGGCGCCGAACAGGTATTCATGTATCCGGCTGACGAGCAGGGCCGGACGATGCATATCCATCTCTATGTCAATGGCAGTTCGTTGATGCTCTGCGACGCCTATCCTGAATATGGTCACGCGCTGGAAAAACCGCAGGCTTTTACCCTGCAATTGCTCGTCGACGACATTGATGCCTGGTGGAAGCGCGCTGTCGATGCCGGTGCCGAGGTCGTCATGCCGCTCGAGGTGATGTTCTGGGGCGATCGCTGGGGCCAGCTTCGCGATCCATTCGGGATTGTTTGGGCCATGAATGCACCGGTCAAGAAATAA
- a CDS encoding putative bifunctional diguanylate cyclase/phosphodiesterase → MNSVWPNAPNDDFRSLFKTHPSPMWVYDPETLRFLIVNDAARDLYGYSDDDYADMTVLDIRPPQERERMANAVQRRSDVEKAQRWTHLKANGQTFEVLTYGREIRFDGGAAILAIVQDRTEVNAARRQVTDTRSLLDSIVDNLPVGVFVKDMAKDGRYILFNEACGAIIGRQAKDVLGKSDRAIFSAEQTAVFRRQDERAFETASTIGFEETIEGLDGVSRILRTAKRVLPAPKGQAPRYLLGISQDVTEERGVEAKLAHLAMHDSLTGLPNRAFFSESIVRQVAAATPDMPIALLYLDVDHFKHINDSKGHAAGDALLCQVAQRLLRLSERSDLVARLGGDEFALVLKMTDAGRAQRLADLLLLSLAAPFDLDGVREHVSCSIGIAMAPEHAADADVLMRDADLALYAAKESGRSTYRFYQTEMRLEAERRHQLTIELREALQNDEFELYYQPIVRLDNDKLSGFEALIRWRHPERGLIAPLEFISVAEETGMIVQIGEWVLREACCTASQWPNHLKIAINLSVYQFRHASLLATVVSVLHESGLRPERLEIEITESILLSEVEQSLPLLRALKELGIRIAIDDFGTGYSSLSYLRSFAFDKIKLDRSFVAGMETDPGNLAIVRAVVGIASGFNALTLAEGIETEEQLGKLRAEGYSEVQGFLLGKPMPRKDAEALIFSEVHPANMIPMRKPRRQRRVGWTTAAGSR, encoded by the coding sequence ATGAACTCCGTTTGGCCCAACGCCCCGAACGATGATTTTCGGTCGCTGTTCAAGACGCACCCCTCGCCGATGTGGGTCTATGATCCCGAGACGCTGCGATTTCTGATCGTCAATGACGCCGCACGCGATCTGTATGGCTATAGCGATGACGACTACGCCGATATGACGGTTCTCGATATTCGCCCGCCGCAGGAGCGCGAGCGTATGGCCAATGCCGTTCAGCGTCGTTCGGATGTGGAGAAGGCACAGCGCTGGACTCATTTGAAGGCCAATGGTCAGACATTCGAGGTGCTGACCTACGGCCGTGAAATTCGTTTTGACGGCGGAGCGGCGATCCTGGCGATCGTCCAGGACCGCACGGAGGTCAATGCTGCGCGGCGGCAGGTTACCGACACCCGGTCGCTGCTCGATAGCATCGTCGACAACTTGCCCGTCGGCGTCTTCGTCAAGGACATGGCGAAGGATGGCCGTTATATCCTCTTCAACGAGGCCTGTGGCGCCATCATCGGACGCCAGGCGAAAGACGTTCTCGGGAAGAGCGACCGGGCGATTTTTTCCGCGGAGCAAACGGCTGTGTTTCGCCGGCAGGATGAGCGTGCCTTCGAGACGGCCTCGACCATAGGTTTTGAGGAGACGATCGAGGGCCTCGATGGTGTTTCGCGCATTCTGAGAACGGCCAAGCGCGTGCTGCCAGCGCCGAAAGGCCAGGCGCCGCGTTATCTTCTCGGGATTTCCCAGGATGTCACGGAGGAACGTGGCGTCGAGGCCAAGCTCGCACATCTTGCCATGCACGATTCTCTCACAGGCCTTCCGAACCGTGCATTCTTTTCCGAAAGCATCGTCCGGCAGGTGGCCGCGGCAACGCCGGATATGCCGATCGCGCTGCTTTACCTCGATGTCGATCATTTCAAACACATCAACGACAGCAAGGGACATGCTGCCGGGGACGCGCTTCTGTGCCAGGTCGCGCAACGGCTTCTTCGGCTCTCGGAGAGAAGCGATCTTGTTGCCCGTCTCGGCGGCGACGAGTTTGCGCTGGTTCTGAAGATGACAGATGCCGGCCGGGCCCAGCGCCTGGCCGATCTGTTGCTGTTGTCGCTCGCCGCACCTTTTGACCTCGACGGGGTTCGGGAACATGTGAGCTGCAGCATCGGTATCGCGATGGCGCCGGAACATGCGGCCGACGCCGATGTCTTGATGCGCGACGCGGATCTGGCACTTTATGCTGCGAAGGAGAGCGGCCGGTCGACCTATCGCTTTTACCAGACCGAGATGCGGCTTGAGGCCGAGCGGCGCCATCAACTCACCATCGAGCTGCGGGAAGCGCTGCAGAACGACGAGTTCGAACTCTATTACCAGCCAATCGTCCGGCTGGACAATGATAAGCTGTCTGGCTTTGAAGCGTTGATCCGTTGGCGGCATCCGGAGCGTGGCCTGATCGCGCCGCTGGAGTTCATTTCGGTCGCCGAGGAAACCGGCATGATCGTACAGATCGGCGAGTGGGTCCTCCGCGAGGCCTGCTGCACCGCCTCGCAATGGCCGAACCACCTGAAAATCGCCATCAATCTCTCGGTCTATCAATTCAGGCATGCGAGCCTGCTTGCCACCGTGGTCTCCGTATTGCATGAGAGCGGACTACGCCCCGAGCGGCTGGAGATTGAGATTACCGAATCCATCCTGCTCTCTGAAGTGGAGCAGAGCCTGCCCCTGCTTCGCGCCTTGAAGGAACTCGGCATCCGCATCGCCATAGACGATTTCGGCACCGGTTATTCGTCGCTGAGCTATCTGCGCTCCTTTGCCTTCGACAAGATCAAGCTCGACCGCAGTTTCGTTGCCGGCATGGAGACCGATCCCGGCAATCTCGCAATCGTGCGCGCCGTCGTCGGCATCGCTTCGGGTTTCAACGCCTTAACGCTGGCGGAAGGTATCGAGACGGAGGAGCAACTGGGAAAATTGCGAGCCGAAGGCTACAGCGAAGTACAGGGTTTTCTCCTCGGTAAGCCAATGCCGCGCAAGGATGCGGAGGCGCTGATTTTTAGCGAGGTGCATCCGGCAAACATGATCCCTATGCGTAAGCCGAGGCGCCAACGGCGGGTGGGCTGGACGACCGCGGCCGGCTCCCGATAG